The DNA segment CTTCTTCAGCTCATCAACGGTGCGGGCGGTTGGATCGACGATGTCGAGGAGGCGCTTGTGGGTGCGGATCTCGAACTGCTCGGCGGACTTCTTGTTCACGTGGACGGAACGGTTGACGGAGAATTTCTCGATGCGGGTCGGCAGCGGGATCGGGCCGGCGACGCGGGCACCGGTACGCTTGGCGGTCTCCACGATCTCCGCGGCGGAGCGGTCGATGGCGCGGTGGTCATAGGC comes from the Luteolibacter sp. SL250 genome and includes:
- the rpsJ gene encoding 30S ribosomal protein S10; the protein is MENQKIRIRLRAYDHRAIDRSAAEIVETAKRTGARVAGPIPLPTRIEKFSVNRSVHVNKKSAEQFEIRTHKRLLDIVDPTARTVDELKKLNLPAGVDITIRI